Proteins encoded by one window of Simiduia curdlanivorans:
- a CDS encoding sensor domain-containing diguanylate cyclase, with protein sequence MNRNGLVARLAITTVFAAATVGFVASQVFSKISYVDAINQGEYQIHQLNQTVSATASIAAYLEDEELAKEVVSGLVLNDYIKSAAIVLVKENRLLAGATVEDADNHFDINSPFDKTVKVGSLIIESNKPHIQAIAGQVVTHNLIAIASLSVAVTVAVSFIAYFLITYPIIRMDRDLVHLTPGGSDRLRVPHLHRLSEIGHLSVGINNLLQKYEEQFSLERDLRKQVESLEKKFRMLFEKSISSIVLADKRGNIILANQSFKKMIRKIGLSETHNYGPFLSSIFADGELMIQNIEPNLMSSKSASGDFRLAGKRATDKIWVHVLVTLIVDDYEELVQFTINDISKTKEYIDQLGNRASTDHLTGLLNRQGAEVRLNQFIEENLSFALVLLDLNNFKPVNDVYGHASGDEMLVHVAKQIKQSLRVDDVCARWGGDEFLLGIRDLSEQNAQEIVGNVVARLSEPRRLTGPAKAVSVSAAAGVAFFPGSAKSLPALIKLADAEMYAVKERRDDSVMVGICINAEIAKGIR encoded by the coding sequence ATGAATAGAAATGGGCTAGTTGCGCGGCTTGCGATAACGACTGTTTTTGCTGCCGCTACCGTCGGTTTTGTTGCCTCGCAAGTATTCTCAAAAATATCTTACGTGGATGCGATCAATCAGGGTGAGTATCAAATCCACCAACTTAATCAAACTGTCTCTGCCACCGCGTCAATAGCCGCTTATTTAGAGGATGAAGAGCTCGCCAAGGAGGTTGTCAGTGGCTTGGTGTTAAATGATTATATTAAATCGGCCGCAATCGTGTTGGTGAAAGAAAATCGTCTGCTAGCGGGAGCGACTGTCGAGGATGCGGATAACCATTTCGATATCAACTCGCCCTTCGATAAAACGGTAAAAGTGGGGAGCTTGATTATCGAGTCAAATAAACCCCACATTCAAGCGATAGCTGGGCAGGTCGTCACCCACAATCTCATCGCCATAGCCTCGCTGTCGGTGGCAGTGACCGTGGCGGTTTCTTTTATTGCCTATTTTCTGATTACCTACCCAATCATTCGAATGGATAGGGATCTCGTTCACTTGACGCCCGGTGGCAGCGACAGATTAAGAGTTCCGCATTTGCATCGGTTGAGTGAAATAGGGCACTTGTCTGTGGGTATCAATAACTTGCTACAGAAATACGAGGAGCAATTTAGCCTCGAGCGAGACTTGAGAAAGCAGGTTGAGTCGCTCGAAAAAAAGTTCAGAATGCTATTTGAAAAATCCATTTCAAGCATCGTTCTGGCCGATAAGCGCGGCAATATTATTCTGGCCAATCAATCATTTAAGAAAATGATTAGAAAAATAGGTTTGTCAGAAACCCATAACTATGGCCCTTTTCTATCGTCTATATTCGCCGATGGCGAGTTAATGATTCAAAATATAGAGCCTAACCTGATGAGTAGTAAGTCGGCATCAGGTGATTTTCGGCTTGCTGGTAAGCGAGCCACCGACAAAATATGGGTGCATGTCCTCGTGACCTTAATAGTCGATGATTATGAAGAACTGGTTCAATTTACAATTAATGACATTTCTAAAACAAAGGAATATATAGACCAGCTCGGCAATAGAGCTAGTACCGATCATTTAACCGGACTGCTCAATCGTCAGGGCGCAGAAGTTAGGCTCAACCAATTCATTGAAGAGAATTTAAGCTTTGCATTGGTATTGTTGGATCTCAATAATTTCAAACCAGTAAATGACGTCTATGGTCACGCTAGCGGCGATGAAATGTTGGTGCATGTGGCAAAACAAATAAAGCAATCGTTGCGGGTGGATGATGTGTGCGCGCGCTGGGGTGGGGATGAGTTTCTGCTAGGTATTCGCGATTTGTCTGAACAGAATGCTCAGGAAATTGTCGGCAACGTTGTGGCTCGGTTAAGTGAGCCGCGCCGCCTTACGGGCCCCGCGAAAGCGGTTTCGGTTAGCGCTGCAGCTGGTGTGGCGTTTTTCCCTGGGAGTGCCAAGAGTTTGCCGGCCTTGATAAAGTTGGCGGATGCTGAAATGTATGCGGTGAAAGAAAGGCGAGACGATTCGGTGATGGTTGGAATCTGCATAAACGCTGAGATAGCGAAGGGCATTCGGTAA